A window of Candidatus Saccharimonadales bacterium genomic DNA:
TCGCCTCCCAAATGAAGTGAAACAAGTAGAACGATTATACGGCTATGGCAGATGAAAGTCAAACCTGACTGACCCAAATTTGTGCACAATTTTTCAACACCTTGCCGTCTTAATCAATTAAAGATTGATGGGAGCTTGAGTTTATTTAAAGAGGCCGCGGGGCCGGGTGGAGTAGTTTGCTCGATTCGGTACCCCAAAAACGCGGGTGTTTTTGGGGTGATTGAGCAAACTTTATAGCAAGTCTGGACGGGCGAGAACGACCATATGGTCGGGAGGAAATGGTGCCTTCAACCAAATTTGCTACTCGCTTAACGAAACCCACCCGTTGGCCCGGCGGCCGCCGCTAGCCTCGATGAGGCCTTACCCAGTTGCACTGGGGCAGTTTTGCGGCCGGTTGCCTCCGATGGGAGACATCGACCGTGGCTGGTTAAGGCCACAGCCGCCTGCTCTTTTTTTGGCAGTCTACTCTGCCAGACAGGTTTGTGCTTGGAACGGTTGCCCGCCCAGGAACAAACCGAGCAAGCCTAGGTAACTCAAGCTCTAAGGTTTTAGTTTAGACCTGAGCAGCGATTGGCGTCAAACCAGCTGAAATAAAAAACATCCGAGCGGTTAACTTGGATATTTTTCGGCCACAGGACTCAAAAAAATTTGAACCGTCTGGTCGGACAAGGCAGGAAAGGTCGATCGAAATCATCGATCAATGTTTCCCGCCAAGGTAATAAAAGAACAAGTTGGTTGATCGGGCTGGGGCCAGGCCGTGCCTGGAGAGCAGGAGGCCCCAGCCTGATCACGCAACGGGACGGGCCAAATTGTGCCAGAGCTGTAGACACAGCCAGTCCATAGCCCGCTGGTCTCAGCGCGGTGGGAGGACTCCGCGATGAGATTATTCGCCCTGGTGGTTTTGGGGGCCGTAGTAGGCTGCGGTTGCACCTGTTGGTGGTACCGCGACCGGTAGGGGAACCACCAGGGCGATCTATTAGACGCGATGTTTCAGCGCCAATCCTGGGAGCGGCGGCTGAAGCCAGCCGGGTCCGCTCCAGGTCACTCGATTGGGGAGGTATAGCCCAACCAAGTAATGCCCGCCGCCTTGGAATAAGGGGCTAATTCTTCGGGAGTCACCCACTTGCTCGGCGACCGAACCGCCAGCTAGCGGATGACTCCCGTTGTCGGCGCCAGCGGAGCGCCTTCTGCCAGGCAGCGCCTGCATTCCGGCAGACCTTTTAAACCCCTAGGGGCCACCCCATTTACTCGACTGGTCGCCTGAGAAGCGGTCCGATCGGGCGGGTGGCCCCTAAGTCCTCAGCGTTCTCGGCGCCGTCGATGGCGCCGGACCACATAGGGTTGTTCGAGGTACCTTATGACCGCGATGATCATAAGCCTCCTTCCGCGTAGGGGACTGGTGAGCTTAAGACTTTAAGCCCGCTAGCCCCCCACGAGGATCAACTCGTTCTTTGTCAAAAAAACACCTTTGCCAAGTAGCGGCAAAAGACCATATTTATTCAACCATTGACCGGTTTTAGTGTCAAACAAAAAGAACCCTGAAATATTTCGGGTTCTGCTTTGGCTTCAGCCGGGCTCGATATATCCAGCGCGAGTGAAGATTAAGACCAAGGCGGCAAAGCTGGCCGGGTGGCCAAATTTGTAGGCCGCCGAGGTCGGGGTGTAGATAGGTTGTTGGTCAAGTGGGGGAGTTCAGGCTCTGGCTACGGGCCAGAGTGAAGGAGCCATCCCTCCCCGCGCGGGCTGCTTGTTAATGCGTGCCAATTTGTGGCATTCGTTCGGCCACGTTTGGCGGCACGCTCCTTGCGCATTCCTTCACGGCTGCGATAAGGATCTTGGACCCGGTTCCGGGGTTGGTGTGACTGATCTTAGGTAAGACCAGTGAGGTACCAACCCCGGAATAGCATCCGCCGCGAGCTGCTCAGCACGAAGTTTGTGCGGCTTAGCTCAGCGGAAACCTAGCCCGTTCTTTTCAAGCGCCGTGGCATCGCTCCTTATCCAAGGGGGCAAGCCAACGTTTTCTGGTTTTCTGCGCAAGACAAGAAGCGGGCAGGGGCGCCAATCTCAGGCCAGGCTGCTGAAGGGAGGGCAGCACTAAGCCTTTGATCTGACACCACCGATCAACTCTAACCATGAGCGGTCTCGCCGCTAGTTGATCGGGAACCTGGCGCGCGTGGGCGGATGACAACATAGTGGCTCTCAAGCGCCCACGATCCACCATAAAGATGGAATGAAACCTTGGGAGTTGGTGCTCCCAAGAACTTGTTGATCCCCTGGGGCCCAAAGTCATAAGAGCATTATTACCTCTTCCCTTCGGCGGTGTAGGCAGGCGGTCACTGTTGTGACTGGTGCTGGTGCCGGCGCCGGGTCAGCTGATGGCGGCGAAAGACGACATGAAGGACGACTTGAGGACCGAAAACAGGGAGTCTCGGTTGTGTATACGCACCTCCTATCCATGCTCGGGACGTTCCCGAACTCGGTGGCTGGAGCAAACCACGGTGGCTGGAGCAAACCAAAGTTGGCTCCTAGCACCGAGCTGGGAAAGATAAAAAACCTATCCGTGTTAAAAAACACCCTAAAGCCAATCGACCTTAAGGATTGGGAGGTATCTTAGCATAGAGCAAGGGTTTTGTCAACAATCAAGGCAAAGCAATTATTTTGTAACTACCCCTTAAGTATAAGCGTTGTTAAGGTATAATGGACAGAATGGTTTTAGCTAAACTAAAACAGATATCAAATCAAGTAAAAACAGCGGTCAGGACCAAATCCGACGACCAAGCTAAGCATATCGTTGGGTTGGATATCGGCACCGAATTTGTCAAAGCCCTGATTGGCCGGGTTGAGGGCGATAAAATCAAAATTATCGGAGTCGGCCGCCAACGGCAAGGGTTAAGCGATATGCATTCCGGTGCCATTAGCGACATTTCGGCCGTTGTGGCTAATTGCGACCAAGCTCTGACCCAGGCCGAAGCCCAGGCCGGTGTCAGTGCCCGCCGGGCGATAATTGGCATCGCCGGTGAACTGGTCAAGGGCACGACCAACACCGTCCGGTACAAACGGCCCGAACCGGCTAAAGAAATCACTATCGAAGAGATGGAACATATCCTGAGTCGAGTCCAGAAACGGACCTATGAGCAGGCTAAAGCCCAAGTTGCCTGGGAGACCGGCAACCAAGACGTTGACGTTAAACTGGTCAATTCGGCGCTGGTATCGATTCATATCGACGCCTATAAGGTGACCAACCCGATTGGTTTTCAAGGCAAGGACGTAGCCGTCCAGATCTACACGGCCTTTGCGCCGATGATTCACATCGGAGCGCTCGAGCGAGTCGCTAACGAACTCGATCTGGAACTTATCGCGGTGGCGGCCGAACCGTTTGCCGTGACACGGGCGGTAATCGGCACCGACGCCAGCAGCAACCTAAGCGCGGTGACGATCGACGTCGGCGGCGGTACCACCGACGTGGCCGTGGTTAACGACGGTGGCGTGGAGGGTACTAAAATGTTTGGTATCGGCGGCCGGGCCTTTACTAAAACGATTGCGGCCGAACTAACTAAGAGTTTTGACGAAGCCGAGGATATCAAGCTGAAGCTGGGCGAAGCCGGCTTAGAAGAAGCTACCGAACAAAAAGCCTCGGCCGCCGCCCAAAAAACCCTGAGCGTCTGGTTGGACGGTGTCAAACTGGCCTTGGGCGAGTTCGATAAGGTCGATCAACTGCCCAACAATTTATTACTGTGCGGCGGCGGCGCGTCGTTGCGGATGTTGACCGACGCCTTAGGCGCCGGCGAGTGGTATAAAGAAGTGGCCTTTACCAAGCGCCCCCAAGTCAAATTAATCGAACCGAGCCAGGTAGTCGGGGTGGTTGACTTAAGCGGCAAAGTCACCGATCATACATTCATAACCGCTATGGGCCTGTTACGAGTGGGCCTCGATACGGTTAATCCAGCAGAAGATAGCGGCAGTATTCGCGACAAACTCAATAAGTTGCTCAAGGTATGAAGAAAGACACCATTTACATCGATATCGAAGACGATATCACTACCATCATCGACAAAGTCAAGTCGGCCGCGGCTAAAATCGTGGCCGTGGTACCGCCCAAGCGCTCGACCACGTTAATCAGTGCCGTCAATATGAAACTACTGAAGCGAACGGCGGAAGAGTCTAACAAACAAGTGGTGTTGGTGACCAGTGAAGCCTCGTTGCTGAGTCTAGCCGGCGGGGTCGGTTTGTATGTGGCGCCAAATCTGCACACCAAGCCCTTTTTGCCGTCGGCCGAAAACGCTCCGCTGGTGGACGAGTCGGTTATCGATGGCGCCGAACTGGATCCGACTGCGCCGGTGGGCGAACTTGACAAGCATCACACCACCGGCGAGGCTTCTTTGGAAAATGAGCCAGCACCGACCGAGCCGGCTAAAAACACCAGTAAGCCACGGTTTAAAATTCCTAGTTTCGACCGGTTCCGCAGTCGGTTTTTGCTGATCGGAGCGGCCATTCTTGGCCTCGGTCTATTGTGGTGGTGGGCGTTTTTTATCGCGCCCAAAGCGAGAATAACCATCAGCGCCCAAACTTCCAGCGTTGACACGGTTTTTGAGTTTACGGCAGACGCTGGGTTGGAGGTCGACGATTTTGAGAAGAACCAGTTTAAGGCCGAACAAGTCGAGCTGAAACAAACAATCAGCCAGGATTTTACTCCGACCGGCAAAAAGAATATCGGCGAAAAGGCTTCCGGCCCGGTGGAAGTCAGAAACGAAACCGGAATTGCCCACACGATTGAGGCCGGGACGAATTTTACTTCGAGTGGCGGCCTGAAATTTGAAGCGACAGAATCGGCTACCGTACCGGGCGCGACGGTTGACGGCGGCGGCAATGTCGTTCCAGGAACGGTTGATATGCAGTTAAGATCGGTGGCTCCGGGGACACAGTACAATCTGGCGGCCGGCGAAGTTTATGATATCGACGGGGTTGGTAGTTTGACCTACGGTGTGGGCGGGGACATGAGCGGCGGAACCGATAAGAACGTTACGATAGTTGCCCAAAAAGACGTCGACGCGGCTAAAAAGCAACTGGCCGACACAGATCGAGCTGACTTGGTGAGCCTGTTGCGTGACGAGTTCGACGACGATATTGTGCCGTTAAATGAAAGCTTGGTAGTTAAAATTGGTTCAGCCAAAAGCGAGCCGGCGGTCGGCGCCGAAGCAGCGACGGCCAAAGTGACGGCCGAAGCCAGCTTAACCATGTTAGGGCTGGCGCGGGAAACGCTGAAAAAGGCGGTTGAGGATTATCAAACCGGCCAGTTTGAGGGTGGCGATCAGATTATTTATCGGAATGGCTTAGACGAGCTAGTCTTTAGTCTGGTAGAAAAACAGAGCAACAGCAAAATGGACCTGCGCCTGAGAACCGAAGGGTTTATCGGTCCGGATTTGGACACGGCCCAGTTGGCTGAAGATATCAGCGGTAAACGTTTTGGCGAGGCCGTCAACATTATCCGCAGCCGACCAGGCGTGATTGAGGTCGATGCCGATTTTGAACCATTTTGGGTCTTCAGTGCGCCGCGACCGGGCAGAATCGAGTTTATTCTAAACGTCAACGACGCCGCTTTATGAGCGGTCAGCCGGGCGGAGTAGTATTGGGCTTGGATATCGGTAGCAAACGACTTGGGGTCGCCCGAGGGAGTACGATTAGTCGATTAGCTACCCCGTTGGCGGTGATTGCAATGGACGGACACGAATTTGGGCGGCTGAAGCAGCTGATTGATCAGGAGAATGCCGTGGCGCTGGTGGCGGGATTGCCGCGGGGGCTGGACGGCCAGGAGACCGAGCAAACCCGAACCACAAGAAATTTTGCCAGCCGGCTGGAAAGCTTGGGCCTGCCGTTGTTTTGGCAAGATGAAGCGGCGACATCAGTGGGGTTAAAGCGGCAGCGGCCATTTGGACAAAAAAAACCAATTGACGACCGGGCAGCCGCTATAATATTGCAAGATTATTTGGACACTCTAAGATGAAGTACGAGCATCGAATGCCAGTTAATAAACGAAAATTTAGGCGGTTATTCAGTATTATCGGCCTGGTCTTGCTCGGGCTAGTAATGGCTGGCTGGCTGGTAGCCGAACAATGGTACCGCAGCAATTTACGGCCGGTTAGTGAGCAAGGAAACGAAGTAGTATTTGCGATTACCCTTGGAACCTCGACAGCCGATGTGGCCGAATCACTCGAGGAGCAGGCGCTAATCCGCAGTTCTCGGGCTTTTATCTGGTATATCAACCGGTTGGACGGAACGCCAGTACTGCAGGCCGGGACTTATCGGTTGAATGCGGCTTTAACCCTGCCTGAGATTGCCGACATCATTATTAACGGGCAGGTTGATACCAGTCTGGTAACGATTCCGCCCGGGTTGCGGCTGGACCAGATTAAAGACGCCCTCGAGCGAGCTGGCTTTAAGGCCGAGGATATCGATTTGGCCTTGAAAAAGCGTTATGACCACCCCTTAATGGTTTACTTGCCCGACGATGCCACGTTGGAGGGTTATATCTATCCTGAAACATTTAAGATCGACGGTAGCTCGGCCGTGGCCGACACGATTGAGCGGTCGTTCGACGTCTTTTATGAGCAACTCAGCGATCCCATTCTGCGGGGGTTAAAGCGCCAGAAATTGAGTGTCCACCAAGCTATTATCCTAGCGTCGATTATCGAGAAAGAGGTCACCGATCCTGAGGTGCAAAGACAGGTCGCCCAGGTGTTTTTAAAACGCCTAAAGGAGGGTATCCCACTCGGCGCTGATCCGACTTTTCGCTATGCTGCCGCCTTGTTAGACGTCGAAGCCACGCCAGATGTGGATTCACCATATAACACTCGGATTCATGCTGGTTTGCCGCCCGGCCCGATTGCCAATTTCAATATCTCGGCACTGGAGGCCGTAGCCAACCCGGCCGACACCGACCACCTCTATTTTGTCAGCGGTGACGACGGTCAAACATACTTTGCCAAGACTGAAGCCGAACACCAAGCTAACGTCAATAAATATTGCCACGAACTCTGCCGGTTGTAGGCGAACCGCAGCTACTTAATTGACTAATTTAAGCATAAATTTTATAGAAATCTTAATAACAGGGGTAATTTTGCTTATGAATAACCTTGACTTTAAGCGCGCTTATCTGCTAGAATCGGCTAGTTTATCGGTAATTTTTGAGCTGAGGGGTTAGGCACAACGCCCTTAATCACCGGTAACCTTCCGCCAAATGTCGATAAGAGGTAGTAACACTTTAAGTAAAGGTCGAAACTCCCTCTGTCCTTATTAGGAGCAAGACAAAGTAACGCGAAGTCGCCGCCGTGGTAACACAGCGGCTAAGGAGCCGCGTATCAAACGCAGCCAACAATGGCCGGCAGCCACAGATTCTGCGGCCATATCGAAAAAGAGCATCACACATACTCTGTCGACCGCCCGTCAAACGGTAGTTACGACCAGAGAGTCTGTTAAGCGTAGCGCCAAGCGGCACGTTCACTTTTTGGCGCCGTTAGCCGTGGCTTTGCTGATCTTGGCTTTTATATTCTATTCCCGGCCCGATAAGTACCAGCCGACAGATCCGTTAGCTTACATCGGCGGACTGGGCGGCGGTGTCAGCGCCGTCGACGAGTTCTCCGCGGCTAAAATCGCGGCCGATATTGCCAAGGGCGTTGAACTAATCGTAGCCGACAACGTTCAGAACCTAGCCGACTCGGAACAGGCCAAGGTTCAGTTTTCCACGACTGAAGGCTCGTATTTAACCAAACCGCAACAAGTTGTGACCGATGCTAAGACCAACAAGGATATCTTAAACTATGTCGTTCAGCCGGGTGACACCATCAGTTCGATTGCCCGTCGGTTCAACATTACCAGCGATACGATCCGCTGGGAAAACGGTTTAAGCGGCAACGCCGTGGCGGCCGGCAAACGGCTGCGGATATTACCAGTGTCCGGTGTGAGCTACATCGTTCAGCAAGGCGATACGCCCGGCTCGATTGCTGCCAGATTTGGCGCCAATGCCAACTATGTAGTGGCTTTTAATGACGCCGAGCTGCGCGGGCTAAAGCCTGGCGACAAAGTGATTATCCCCGAAGGCGAGAAACCAGCTGACCGCCCGACTTATTTCTCCAGCGGGTACGGTTTTGCTTTTGGTTCGCAACCGCTATATGGCGGTAACGGTTATTCTTATGGCTACTGCACCTGGCACGCCGCTAACCGCCGGATTCAGATTGGCCGGGCGGTGCCGCGGAACTTAGGTAACGCCGTGACTTGGCTGTCGTTAGCTCAAGCCTCTGGCTTGTCGGTCGGCGAGACGCCGAAACAAGGCGCAATTTTATGGCACCGGGCGACCTGGGTAGCTGGCGGTTTGGGTCACGTTGGATTTGTCGAACAGGTTAACGACGACGGCTCAATCAAGGTTTCTGACATGAATTACCCCTATTGGAACAGCGTAACTTATCGCACGATTGAACCAGGCGAAATAAGCCAGTACAAATTTATTTACTAGCCAGGGGGCTTTACTGGCGATGGCTTTAGCTTTAGTGTCATAAGTGTTATGAGCGTGTTTGTTGATTACGTCCAAGTTAAAATTAAGGCCGGCCGCGGCGGTGACGGCCTGGTTAGTTTTAGACGGGAAAAGTTTGTTGATAAAGGTGGCCCAGACGGCGGCGACGGTGGTCATGGCGGCAGCGTGCTGGCCCGGGCCAGCCGCAATGTCAACACCCTGCAGAACTTTCGGCACAAACAGTTAGTGATCGCCGCGGACGGTCAACCAGGTGGCCCGCAACGCCGGCACGGCAAGAGCGGAGCCGATTTAGAGATAACATTACCGGTAGGCACCCAAATCAAGCGAGGCGATCAAGTTGTGGCCGATTTAACCAAGGACGGCCAAGAAGCCGTCATCGCCCGCGGCGGCCGCGGTGGCTTTGGCAACGCCCACTTTATTAATTCGACTCGCCAAGCTCCCCGAGTGGCGGAAAAAGGCGAACCCGGCGGGGCTTATGACGGCGTGTTCGAGTTGAAACTGCTGGCTGATGTCGGTCTTGTTGGACTGCCCAATGCCGGCAAATCGACTTTTTTATCAGTCGTCAGCAACGCCCGGCCAAAAGTGGCGGATTATCCTTTCACGACCTTGATTCCCAACCTTGGGGTGGCTGATGTCGGCGGGCGAAGCTTGCTGATTGCTGATATACCCGGGCTGATTGCCGGCGCCAGCCAGGGCAAGGGTCTGGGCGACGCTTTCCTGCGCCATATTGAACGCACATCGGTTATTCTTCATCTGATTGACGCCTATAACGAAGACGTAGCCGAAGCATATAAAACAATCCAAGTCGAGCTGCGCGATTATCATCTCGATTTAACCCGGAAACCGCAGTTAATCGGTCTGACAAAAATTGACGGCCTGGATGATGAAATCGTCAACGACCAGATAAAAAAATTAAAGCCCCACCTGTCTCGCGCGACGACAGTATGCGCCGTGTCTTCAGTCACGGGCGAAGGCATAAAGCCACTGCTGGCCGACTTGGCTCTAATAGTTAGCCGAACGCAGGCGGCAAAGACCAAGGTCAAGAGTAAAAGCAGAGTCAAGATCGTAACTTACAAAGCTGAACCCGGCGAATGGTCGGTTATAAAATATAAAAATCATTGGCGGGTGGCGGGTGAGAAAATCGAAGGCTTTGCCAGGCGAACAAACTTTGATAATGAATGGGGCGTCCGGCGGTTGAAGGACATCCTCAAAAAAACCGGCGTGCTCAAGGAGTTAACCCGCCGTGGGGCCCTGGCGGGCGACAAGATCGGGTTTAAAGACGTCAAAGACCGGCTGGAGTACTAAAACCAAATACCGCGTCTATATGGATTGCCCAGAGGTTGAGTCGGGTGTCAGAACGTTGCGTTCGAGCCGAATAAAAAGCCATCCTTTATACTTTAAGAACTATGGCCCAGACTTTTTTCTTTTATGATTTGGAGACGTCCGGTATAGACCCGGTCTATCAGCGGATTATGCAGTTTGCCGGCCAGCGGACCGATCTCGCCCTAAAGCCGATGGGTGAGCCGGTTAATGTACTGGTTAAACTGTCCGACGACATGTTACCGGAACCGGAGGCGGTGTTGGTGCACGGCCTTTCGCCCCAAAAAGTCAGGGCCGAAGGTATTAGCGAGGCCCAACTCAGCCAACTTCTGATAAACGAGGTCTTTGTTCCCGGCACGATCAGCGTCGGCTTTAATAATATTCGGTTTGACGACGAATTCGTCCGCCACCTGTTTTGGCGCAATTTTTATGATCCATACCAGTGGCAATGGAAAGATGCTCGTTCCCGCTGGGATTTACTCGACGCCTTCCGTTTGACTCGGGCATTGCGGCCGACCGGCCTGAGCTGGCCGGTCGATGGCGAAGGCAAGCCGACCAATCGGCTCATATCCTTAGCTAGTGCTAACAACGTCAATCTGATTGATGCCCATGATGCCCTGGGCGACATAAGCGCCACGCTGGAACTGGCCAGAAAGCTCAAAACCGCCCAGCCAAAGCTGTTTAATTTTTTGCTAGACAGCCGACACAAAGCGGCTGTGGACAAGATTATCGCTAAACAGCCCTTCGTTTATTCTTCTGGGCGCTACGACGGCGAGTTTTTAAAAACGACCGTCGCGATTGTTGTCGGCCAAGACGCCCAAGATAGCAATAAGCGGTTGATTTATGACCTGCGCTATGACCCGACCGAATTTATGAGCCTGGATGTAAAACAGCTGCGCGAGTTGATCTATCGACCGCGCGACGAGTCAGAACCGCTCCCCCGGCTGCCGGTCAAGAAGCTGGCCGTTAATCGTGCCCCGGCGGTAGCGCCGATCAGTACATTGGATGAGGCAGCAGAAAAAAGAATCGGGTTGAATCTAGAAACTGCCTTAAAACACCAACAAATTCTCGATAAAACACCAGCCTTTGCCGCTCGGCTGAACACCGCCTTTGAAGGTATGGAGCGCCTACCACGGCGAACTGACCCGGAAGGACAGCTGTACGATGATCGGTTTGGATTCTTAGGGCCCAAGGATAAGG
This region includes:
- a CDS encoding cell division FtsA domain-containing protein, which produces MVLAKLKQISNQVKTAVRTKSDDQAKHIVGLDIGTEFVKALIGRVEGDKIKIIGVGRQRQGLSDMHSGAISDISAVVANCDQALTQAEAQAGVSARRAIIGIAGELVKGTTNTVRYKRPEPAKEITIEEMEHILSRVQKRTYEQAKAQVAWETGNQDVDVKLVNSALVSIHIDAYKVTNPIGFQGKDVAVQIYTAFAPMIHIGALERVANELDLELIAVAAEPFAVTRAVIGTDASSNLSAVTIDVGGGTTDVAVVNDGGVEGTKMFGIGGRAFTKTIAAELTKSFDEAEDIKLKLGEAGLEEATEQKASAAAQKTLSVWLDGVKLALGEFDKVDQLPNNLLLCGGGASLRMLTDALGAGEWYKEVAFTKRPQVKLIEPSQVVGVVDLSGKVTDHTFITAMGLLRVGLDTVNPAEDSGSIRDKLNKLLKV
- a CDS encoding baseplate J/gp47 family protein; its protein translation is MKKDTIYIDIEDDITTIIDKVKSAAAKIVAVVPPKRSTTLISAVNMKLLKRTAEESNKQVVLVTSEASLLSLAGGVGLYVAPNLHTKPFLPSAENAPLVDESVIDGAELDPTAPVGELDKHHTTGEASLENEPAPTEPAKNTSKPRFKIPSFDRFRSRFLLIGAAILGLGLLWWWAFFIAPKARITISAQTSSVDTVFEFTADAGLEVDDFEKNQFKAEQVELKQTISQDFTPTGKKNIGEKASGPVEVRNETGIAHTIEAGTNFTSSGGLKFEATESATVPGATVDGGGNVVPGTVDMQLRSVAPGTQYNLAAGEVYDIDGVGSLTYGVGGDMSGGTDKNVTIVAQKDVDAAKKQLADTDRADLVSLLRDEFDDDIVPLNESLVVKIGSAKSEPAVGAEAATAKVTAEASLTMLGLARETLKKAVEDYQTGQFEGGDQIIYRNGLDELVFSLVEKQSNSKMDLRLRTEGFIGPDLDTAQLAEDISGKRFGEAVNIIRSRPGVIEVDADFEPFWVFSAPRPGRIEFILNVNDAAL
- the ruvX gene encoding Holliday junction resolvase RuvX → MSGQPGGVVLGLDIGSKRLGVARGSTISRLATPLAVIAMDGHEFGRLKQLIDQENAVALVAGLPRGLDGQETEQTRTTRNFASRLESLGLPLFWQDEAATSVGLKRQRPFGQKKPIDDRAAAIILQDYLDTLR
- the mltG gene encoding endolytic transglycosylase MltG, coding for MPVNKRKFRRLFSIIGLVLLGLVMAGWLVAEQWYRSNLRPVSEQGNEVVFAITLGTSTADVAESLEEQALIRSSRAFIWYINRLDGTPVLQAGTYRLNAALTLPEIADIIINGQVDTSLVTIPPGLRLDQIKDALERAGFKAEDIDLALKKRYDHPLMVYLPDDATLEGYIYPETFKIDGSSAVADTIERSFDVFYEQLSDPILRGLKRQKLSVHQAIILASIIEKEVTDPEVQRQVAQVFLKRLKEGIPLGADPTFRYAAALLDVEATPDVDSPYNTRIHAGLPPGPIANFNISALEAVANPADTDHLYFVSGDDGQTYFAKTEAEHQANVNKYCHELCRL
- a CDS encoding LysM peptidoglycan-binding domain-containing protein, translated to MAPLAVALLILAFIFYSRPDKYQPTDPLAYIGGLGGGVSAVDEFSAAKIAADIAKGVELIVADNVQNLADSEQAKVQFSTTEGSYLTKPQQVVTDAKTNKDILNYVVQPGDTISSIARRFNITSDTIRWENGLSGNAVAAGKRLRILPVSGVSYIVQQGDTPGSIAARFGANANYVVAFNDAELRGLKPGDKVIIPEGEKPADRPTYFSSGYGFAFGSQPLYGGNGYSYGYCTWHAANRRIQIGRAVPRNLGNAVTWLSLAQASGLSVGETPKQGAILWHRATWVAGGLGHVGFVEQVNDDGSIKVSDMNYPYWNSVTYRTIEPGEISQYKFIY
- the obgE gene encoding GTPase ObgE; translation: MSVFVDYVQVKIKAGRGGDGLVSFRREKFVDKGGPDGGDGGHGGSVLARASRNVNTLQNFRHKQLVIAADGQPGGPQRRHGKSGADLEITLPVGTQIKRGDQVVADLTKDGQEAVIARGGRGGFGNAHFINSTRQAPRVAEKGEPGGAYDGVFELKLLADVGLVGLPNAGKSTFLSVVSNARPKVADYPFTTLIPNLGVADVGGRSLLIADIPGLIAGASQGKGLGDAFLRHIERTSVILHLIDAYNEDVAEAYKTIQVELRDYHLDLTRKPQLIGLTKIDGLDDEIVNDQIKKLKPHLSRATTVCAVSSVTGEGIKPLLADLALIVSRTQAAKTKVKSKSRVKIVTYKAEPGEWSVIKYKNHWRVAGEKIEGFARRTNFDNEWGVRRLKDILKKTGVLKELTRRGALAGDKIGFKDVKDRLEY
- the sbcB gene encoding exodeoxyribonuclease I, whose translation is MAQTFFFYDLETSGIDPVYQRIMQFAGQRTDLALKPMGEPVNVLVKLSDDMLPEPEAVLVHGLSPQKVRAEGISEAQLSQLLINEVFVPGTISVGFNNIRFDDEFVRHLFWRNFYDPYQWQWKDARSRWDLLDAFRLTRALRPTGLSWPVDGEGKPTNRLISLASANNVNLIDAHDALGDISATLELARKLKTAQPKLFNFLLDSRHKAAVDKIIAKQPFVYSSGRYDGEFLKTTVAIVVGQDAQDSNKRLIYDLRYDPTEFMSLDVKQLRELIYRPRDESEPLPRLPVKKLAVNRAPAVAPISTLDEAAEKRIGLNLETALKHQQILDKTPAFAARLNTAFEGMERLPRRTDPEGQLYDDRFGFLGPKDKAAINTITAASPAALAELKLDFIDQRLDALWLRYKARNFPEALSGDEAARWEGWRTDKLINGIDNSLNLAKFAERLNQLAAYRTDPKDTYLLEELKLYAESIAPAKLFD